Sequence from the Euwallacea similis isolate ESF13 chromosome 23, ESF131.1, whole genome shotgun sequence genome:
TTGCACTGAACAGTTAAGATAAAATTCCGGATATAAATCCATGAAAATATCGTGTAGTTTGGATGTCAGCCATACATTATTTGGGCGGTATTTGCTTGAGATTTCTGCCTAAAAGACTGGATTTTAAAGCTGCTCTTCTCGGTTACAAAGCGTAATTGTAACCTGATTGAAAATGCTTCGGTAGAGTGGAGATATAACGTCATCAAAGAATAAATACAAGTGATTCAGGAAATTGAacagtttttctaaaaaatgatCTTGAACCAACAAGTTTTTAACCAACAGTCCAGTTCCCGAAAACCTGTTTTCTATAATTTCCATTAAGATTGGTTCAAAGAAGTTTGTTTTAGGAAATAAGTGGGTTGTAGTTTTGGAAATcctgaaattgaaaacttgAAGCAAATAATCATGTTTGGTGTTGTTCACTCGTTAACCCGAGtctttgaataaatatttttagagttaaaaagtattgaaaacCTTTCATGTAATGTGCTGATACTCTTGGCTTCCTCCTGAGGTTTCTTAATGAAAAAACTCTCAAATGCAGCCATTAAAAATCCATCACTGATATCTATCATGTTATCCAGCTTCTGCAAATCTGGATTCGTACGGGGGATATCCTCCCCAATGACCGGATATATGTAATCGGGTTCATCACTGGTTTCACACCAATTCAAATCTTTTATAAGATCCATAGTGCTTGTCTTAATTTCAGTTGAATCCGTACTGATGTTTGGCTCAGTACTGGTCTGATATGGAGCTGCCGCTGAGATGTTGaattcctcaattttttgaaggactttttcaataaattcttgaaagaTTGAGTCTGGAATAAGCACgtaaatcctgaaaattttattaaatattttttgaattaactattactttttaatttgactGTATCATTGTGTTTTCCCAAACacctcaaaaaattaacatttctcCCAATTTCCAAAACTCGTTGcagaaatatctttaaaactgaattttctcTGCATTGCTCATCCACTTCATCATTCACAATAAATTGCCCATAATCCCCTTCTTgtctggaaatttccaagctgAATCTAAACCTCACTAAAAACAATCCTCACTTTTTAATCACAAATTCCCCACTAAAATCAGTCAAGTCGTTCTTCATCAGCCAAGATTCAGTGATATTCAAATAGATGTATAAGCTCTCCAAAAACAAAGTTAACTTTAAATCTTGTTCTTGCTTATTGGCAGAAAAATTTAGAGATTCATGCAGACGTTTTATGAAGGTGGCTGCACAGAAACAGGCAGATTTTTGTGTGGGATCTACTATTACTTCATCATGGATTCTCTTTAGGACTTTAGCTGGTATTAGGATATTCTTCAAGTCATCAGCAAGATTAATAAGAGTGTATGtagtttctaaaatatttttcagttaataCAAAATTGTCTTGAAATAGTGTTGAGTTTTACCTTGCTTTCTGACTTGATCTTCCAGATCACATATTTGCTTATATACTGGGGTTAAAATGGCTCTGATGCAGCTACAATAACTTTGGTATGTGCGAGCCACTAAATCATTCTCCTCAAACAAATCTTTTTGAACTGAATCTTCAAACTTCCTGAAAAACTCTAGTAGTTCTATGTAGGGGATGAACCCATTCAAATAAGAGTAAAAGGCAAACTGAAATAAGGGATTTTTAAGtaccaaaaaatgtttcatttctgCTTAACTTACTGAGCGCACACTGGCCAACGTAACATCTGGTCTTGGTCTGACAGTGTTATGAACCAGCTCAAATGCTTTTGAGTTATGAGGGCGCCATAGCTGCCATAACACTTCCCTTATAACTATGTATTCAGTGATTATTGAGGGAGGTTTTAGGGGTATTAATCCTTGCACTTGGTTATTCACAAAATCCTCCCTAagcattgaaataaattatgtaaattaacttccaaaataaatcataCCATAAAATTCCAATATTGGCCTCTTTAAACCGACTTTCAGGCTTCATAAAGCAATGCTCTTTTTTATACCAAGTATGTTGGATAGTGGCCATTAACTCATCTCGACTAGTCCTCAAGTTCAAAATGCATCTGTCTTCTTTACTTTTAATCTGTATTGGTAAGGTAAAGTTCGAAAAATCAGCTGAAGATACAGCTAATTCTGAAGCTAAATCATTGCTTAAGCTTTCAACAGAATCATCATCCTAAGGATAGAAAAATGATCTTTTAGTCAGTGTTACTACTCAGTTAGTTGAGTACTAGTTGCAACTGAACTTACACTTGATTCATCAAAATGTGGATTCCACTGCTCTATGCCTTCATTCAAGTAAGCCTTCCAGTCAATGACTTCTTCCCTCTCAGCTCCTGCAGGTACAAGCACCTCTGGATGATCCAGAAAATGCCTTGTTGGCGACTTTGAGAGGCACAACAAGAACTTTACCAAACTGAGCCTGTTCATATTCTCAGGCTCAGTTTGGGCTGCTGAAATATACGTGTCATAGGCTTTGGTTAAGGCTGTTGCTTGCCTCGAAAAGCCATGGAAGCAGAATTTCTCACACATGCTGTTAACATTGTCATCAACATTTCTCTTGTCTACGAAGTGTGTTGTGCCtgatttcttcaatttcacagtgaaatactttaaaatgtgtttaaattgCTGagtattttcctaaaaatgtttgaaatagTTGGGGTTGTTGTTTGAGGTTAAACTTACTTCAAAGCCTGATATTTCGTGGATGAGGTCCTTGAGCAGGCTGGCAATGTTTGGAGAGAGATCTCTGGACATTTTCGTGCTGAGTGTTGTATTTCTTTATGTGCAAAATCAAGAAATACttgaattttaactaaaactaTAATAAGTGGCATTTAAACATtcactgtatatttttaaataacaatgaGACGTTGCCAGTTTGCGTAGccaaagcaaattttaatcaGTATTTGAGGTCAAAAACAATATATCATGGGACATAGAGGATTATTAGTTATTGTAAAATTCATATCTTCCataataaaggaaataattaatttcaggtATTTCAGTTATGCTTTTAAATCCAGTTTTgtgaataatattttcacataATTCTTCAAATTCAACTTTTAGTTGACAGTCTGGCAATGATGACGTTAACAACTGTCATAtgcacaataatttttatcaaatagaCCATAACGTATCGGTTACCTTGAGTAATCCCACATGATAAACAAGAACACAAACATAATCGCCTTAAAATCGGGACTTTAGATTTCTAAATGCGTTGGATACACTAGAAATGAAATAGATGTACTGGAGTTATGCAACCAAACCAACGAAAGGTGGTATTATGGGTTGCGCGCGATCcaagtttattgattttcttctgGGAGAAACGTTATGAGTGGAAGAAGAGTGGGGGAAAGTTATGACGTACGAATTGCTACGAGGGTTAATACATTAATCTTGGTTATAAAATAGTAGAATTTTTGGAATGGTGATGATACCTACGAGCAGagattgttaaattttcactttaacATAGTGCGtaggtatttaattattattgaaagtAAACTTACGAGATTACATGTGCCGgtggaattttaataattaattcccgcctattttaaacgaaaaaaagtCTTGTATATCAATTGATCTACGATCTTATACATCGTTTGTTCACACAATTGGAAATTCTATAATGTTTTCAAGCTTCGAGTAATACAGAAATATAATAAGCTGAGTGCTATCAAAGCATACCTTGAATGTTTGCTTTGATTTGTTCTGTTTACCTTATCCTTTATgttaatattcattaaaattcagcATTCTTATACTACAATTTGGTTGACTTGCCAAATGTGCCATTCAAATGTAAATGAGGTCTGATTGCGCATATCTATAGCTATGTAAGGAGAGCTAGGTATGTAAAGGTAGATACGACTTTTCCTCTTCAGTAAACAGTGTAATATATGATTTGAACTTTGAGTGATGCGttatagttttaataataaagtaacATAAAATGTACTGTatacaaaagttaaaacagGTATGCGatgaaaatttcttgagaTTAGTCGAAATTTGGGAGAAAATAAGAGAGTTAATtgaagaaacaaaattttctaattctttcAGGAATATTTGACTCccttttttttcagttaatgaTGGAGAAACGGGACGTAGTCCTCACAGCTGTCTTCTCCTCAATAGCTGCCCTCATCCTCCTTGCAGGAGCAGCCGCTGCGTGCTACTTCTTTCAAAAGAGGGGCCGCAAACGGGAAGACGAGGACGAGGAGGCGGAAGGAGGTCGTATCGCAGCTGAGGACAAGAAATCTAGACTCAATGGATTTCTTAGCTTAAAGACACCTTTGATATCGACGAAAACTCTGGGGTAAGTACGCAATTGAATTTGGACGAAATTGGGGAGTTTGCCACAAGGCGGCGCTAGTGGAAAATCAATACCAGCTTAGAGCTTTTGATAGGGAGGGCGGTAGGCGTGTTTGAGGTTCATGGCGACATCTATCGATGGCTTGTGCAGAAAAAAGTAAGGCTTAattgaaaatccaaaaatcgTTACAAAAATAGTCATAtattagtttttcttttgtaaatCTGCGATGAACCTCTATGGGAAGGAAGAATGTGAGAGCGTCTCAATTTTGATATGACATGACTATCGGTTCTCCCCAGTTTGTCGCTTCAAACCGAAAATGTATTCACCTCGAAATTCTGGCAAGCGATAACCGATATTTCGGTTTAAATTGCGGGGTTATATCGCTATATTTCTGCCTTGGGCAGGTATTAAACTATCGCTGTTTAACAGATCGACTTGCTAAATGGGTATTTTAGCGCCTTATCTATCCCCAAGCCTGACGACAGTAACTTGCaacaaaaatttgacttttagATGCGCTCTACAATCTACAGtttgctttttcttttttcgagACAACTTCGCACCTGTCCTACATTTCTCTTTTCAGCATATTTCACCTCCACCGCAATAACTAATACCTTTCTTTCTAACTTTGCAGCATCGCTAACACAATCAGGTAACTCATAATGTCGGTGTATAGATTTGTACTTTTGTGGTCGTCATGTGTGTTTTAAGtgtcttttatttttgatgttttaacTGTTTTAGTGTAATGGAATCTGTGTATAAAATGAAATGGATATTAAAATGTGGCGTTTTTATTCACGTTCCTTGTAAATAAAAACGCCACTAACTTCCTATTCGAAGTAACagacaaaagaaaatttcatcagCACAATGACTGCATCAGGGTCGCTTTATTGCATTTTCCGCATTTCCATTTCCGCTTTTGCGTTTGATGAAGCCCTGtctgaaaaattgtacttgAAACCCGATTCTGTGGCTTTCGAACCATTTAGTTTTATCATACACCAACCAGATCAAACATGCAAACGGCTATCTGCAGGGCGCAAagtttgaaattcaaattaacgAACACCATGCTAATCCAATAAATTCGGTCATTAATtagaattgtaaaattaatttataaacgaAATTTCGCATAACTGCCTGgattttatggaaataaatGGAGCGACACGCGACATCCATGTCGCTCGCAACCAGCTTCAGGTTTCATAAATCATAATACGTTTTAAGcgaatttctgaaatatcgCCATAACTTTAAACTGAACAAGTTATCTGCGGTTTTGGGCGAAATGGAGAATTTTCGATAGAATAACGAAATACCGCCATTGAGAATTTTgagaagaaatttgattaattctTTTCGGTGCACGGTACATCCCCCTTTCCTTTGAACCGTTTTCAACAAGCACCCTGAAGGGCACTTCATCCAAAGTTGCTCACTCCACCCACAGATTTAACCCCCAGAGAGGTTGGAAGGCTTCATTTTTCGTGTCTGCCCGAGGCAATCGATGCGCCCAAATGTTGTAAATTCCTATCCCAAAATcctaacatttaataaaagccATGTTCAGGCATACTGTGGCTTACATGcgacgaattcctgagaataCTGTAAATGCTGGCTCAAAAAcgcattttgtaaattatttcaagCCCTTATTGTCTGAGGGCAATGTTGAAATTAGCCAGCCAGGATGCTCGATTTCtgttgttaatttaatataagcGCTTCTACGCCCTTTGGGGAGACCTATCCGTTAACGACTTTAGGATAACTGGATCTGGATCATCGAGTGAAATTAATGTGGAATTCCCTTGACCGTAATACCTATGATATGTGGCCAATTTCAACACAAAGAAGTTGCGGAAAGGGTGTATGTAGATTTCATCCCAAGGGTGCGTTacatttaaatacattttcaggaatttccaGAAATCCAGAAACGCCAGAAAAGTTGGAACTATTTCCAGAGGTTACTACCATTtgcaatttcaaacatttaataatcgtgtattttattaacatactaaaaattctaaaagcaaaatttcaccCCACTTGAATTAAGATGTTTTCTGATGCAGTGTAGCCGTCTAAAAGCTCAAATTTTCATAGTCCCTTACATGCTAATTTTACCACATACGCGGTAGAAAAGCTCCTCTTTGTGGCGGATATTACCTAATCAGAGGGTTTTTGATTGGAGAAATTTTCCAGGAACCAATTTTGCCTACTATTTCTGCTCCACGTAACATCtatctaattattattggaatGTCTTTAAGCTTCCTTAAATTGAAAGCGAATCGGTCCTTAAGCGGCTGAGGCCTTCTGGATGTTAGCTAAACTGGATCGAAAATTAAtcgtaatttttcaatttcagctATTTAAAGCTCACTCCTGTTGCAAAACTTGGGGTAAAGCCGAAGGTATAcgtatttttttggatttttccat
This genomic interval carries:
- the Grip128 gene encoding gamma-tubulin complex component 5, translating into MSRDLSPNIASLLKDLIHEISGFEENTQQFKHILKYFTVKLKKSGTTHFVDKRNVDDNVNSMCEKFCFHGFSRQATALTKAYDTYISAAQTEPENMNRLSLVKFLLCLSKSPTRHFLDHPEVLVPAGAEREEVIDWKAYLNEGIEQWNPHFDESSDDDSVESLSNDLASELAVSSADFSNFTLPIQIKSKEDRCILNLRTSRDELMATIQHTWYKKEHCFMKPESRFKEANIGILWEDFVNNQVQGLIPLKPPSIITEYIVIREVLWQLWRPHNSKAFELVHNTVRPRPDVTLASVRSFAFYSYLNGFIPYIELLEFFRKFEDSVQKDLFEENDLVARTYQSYCSCIRAILTPVYKQICDLEDQVRKQETTYTLINLADDLKNILIPAKVLKRIHDEVIVDPTQKSACFCAATFIKRLHESLNFSANKQEQDLKLTLFLESLYIYLNITESWLMKNDLTDFSGEFVIKKQEGDYGQFIVNDEVDEQCRENSVLKIFLQRVLEIGRNVNFLRCLGKHNDTVKLKNSIFQEFIEKVLQKIEEFNISAAAPYQTSTEPNISTDSTEIKTSTMDLIKDLNWCETSDEPDYIYPVIGEDIPRTNPDLQKLDNMIDISDGFLMAAFESFFIKKPQEEAKSISTLHERISKTTTHLFPKTNFFEPILMEIIENRFSGTGLLVKNLLVQDHFLEKLFNFLNHLYLFFDDVISPLYRSIFNQAEISSKYRPNNVWLTSKLHDIFMDLYPEFYLNCSVQVIHPARYLNSLESCSSVRLDFEISWPLNAIITRDHLENYNRIFQFLLKLKWALYTLNHMSLSDMGSNFDDSVRKTVKPNLKNKSIAQLIRLKFCLINAMNSLQHFVFGLVFAKAVLDFQLQLEKAHDLDSLIAPHDKFIKALTRTIQDLQGQMLGKDENSNVLSCIKLLNLMWNDLKLAKPGLIDSCYKMYDTFQRDINPVIFPLYKYDC